The region CAGTGATGATGCCGACGTTATTCTTCCTGTGCCTACTATTTCAGAAGTAGAAATAGGTCTTGGTAATAACGAAATTGGAGTTGTGGGGCGTGATTTTCACTTTAATGCAGAGATTTTAGCCGGGGATAAAATAGATTTAGTAACCATTCAATTTAGGCAACGATCTGAAGAAACTTATTCTGAAGCATGGAGCTACGAAATAATTTGGGATGATTACAAAGGCGTGAAAAATGCCACCGTACACAAGCACTTTGATATTCCTATGGATGCCATTGAAGGGAATTACGATCTTGTGATTACAATTTCAGATGAAAACGGAACCCTATTAGAAGAAGTAAGAAATGTTACAATTTATTTACCAGAGCATCTTCCTGTAGATCCGCAACTTTTAGAGTTTACTGTGGCTGCACGAAGCGACAGTTATAGAGTCTTGTATATTCATTCTTTAGGAGGTTACCGAGATCCAGAAACACTAGAATATGGTAATTACAATGTTTATATTGATAAGGGGGAAACCTTGGATGCTTCAGTGAACCTTGGTGGTTTAAAAGATGATGGGGTAGTATATATGTTATTAATTAATAAAAAAAACCAGCATAAACCTGAATCCATTTCTAGTATCGATTTTTCTAAAGTGGTAGTAATAGATGTTTTTGAACACACTGCTTTGGAACAAACAGAAAGATGGAGTAATATACACTACGAACGTCCTAACTTCCCTGATATATCTAGGTTATTAGTAGGAGCTTCTGTAGATAATAACATGCCTACTCCAAGTCCTATTTCTGACCTCAAAGCTTGGGAGTCAGGAACCTATTATGTTGGATTTATTTATAAAAACACCACTCATAATATAGAACTATTTCAATACATGGAGCTATCATTAAATTTTTAAATAAATAACTCTAAAAATAGGATACAAATTTTTGATTTTATTATTCAAACATCAGAAGGATAAGTTGGAAAAATAAAAGATATAAATGTTCTCGATAATATATTTAAAAACAAATTCTTAAATGAAAAAATTACCAGTAACGGTTTTAAGTGGTTTCCTAGGCGCAGGAAAAACAACTTTGTTGAATCATATTTTACACAACAAACAGGGTTTGAAAGTTGCTGTTATTGTAAATGATATGAGCGAAGTAAATATTGATGCTCAGTTTATTGAAAATGAAAATATATTGTCTAGAACCGAAGAAAAACTAGTAGAAATGTCTAACGGTTGTATTTGTTGTACGCTTAGAGAAGACTTAATGGTTGAAGTTAAAAAACTAGCGGCGCACAATAAGTTCGATTATTTATTGATAGAGAGCACAGGTATTAGCGAACCCATTCCTGTAGCACAAACCTTTACGTTTGAAAGCGAAGATGGTAACATAGATTTAAGCAAGTTTAGTTATGTAGATACCATGGTTACGGTTGTAGATGCTTTTAATTTCTTAAAAGATTTCTCTAGTGCCGATTATTTGGCAACGCGAGAACTTACAGATATTGCTGGTGACGATAGAACTATTGTGAACCTATTAACCGATCAGATTGAGTTTGCGAATGTAATTATGATCAATAAAACAGATCTTGTAAGTCCTGATCAGCTAAAAGAATTGAAAAGCATCATTCATAAATTGAATCCAGAAGCAAAAATTTATCTGACTAATCAATCAAACATTGACTTAGATGCTGTAATTAATACGGGGTTATTTGATTATGAAAAAGCAGAAGCTTCCGCAGGTTGGCTAAAAGAACTTGAAAATGAGCATACGCCAGAAACTGAAGAATATGGTATTAGTTCTTTTGTATTTAGAAGTCATAAACCTTTTCATCCCGAACGTTTATTTAATTATTTAAACACCGATTTTCCTCAAAATATCATAAGAAGTAAAGGCTTGTTTTGGTTGGCCTCAAGATCTAACCAAGCGTTGTTATGGAGTTCTGCAGGAGGCTCTTGTACAGCTGATTCTGCAGGCGTTTGGTGGGCATCGATGCCTTTTGCCGAGCGAATGAATTATGCTGCTTTTAATGACAATAAAACAGAAATTGAAACCGATTGGAATGTGTTATTTGGCGACCGAAAAATAGAGTTGGTTTTTATTGGTCAGCATCTAAATAAAACCCTTATGATAGAGCAACTTCAATCCTGTTTACTTACAGATGATGAAGTTGAGCAATGGAAAAACAAAGCCTTTCCTCAAGAAGATCAAATGGCCAATTATAAAATAAAGTGTAATAAAAAAAACATACAAATGATAAAAACAGAACAATTAACCAAAACATATGGTGATTTTACAGCCTTAGATGAACTTTCCCTACACGTAAAACCTGGAGAAATATATTGTCTTTTAGGCGCCAATGGTGCAGGGAAATCGACAACAATAAATTTATTACTAGGTTTTCTTAAACCCACTTCTGGAACAGCGAGTATTAATGGAAAAGTTGTTGATGGGAATAGTCTAGAGACAAAAAAAGATATAGCCTATATTCCTGAAAATTTAATGTTGTATCCAACGCTTACAGCCATGGAAAATCTTGATTATTTTTCTGGAATTGGTGGACAAAAAATAAAAAAAACAGTATTAGAAGCGCTTTTAACTAAAGCAGGATTACAAGAAGATGCATTTTATAAACGCACACAAACGTTTTCTAAAGGGATGCGACAAAAAGTAGGAATTGCCATTGCCTTAGCAAAAGGTGCAAAGGCATTACTATTAGACGAACCTACATCGGGATTAGACCCTAAAGCAAGTAACGATTTTGGATTGTTGTTACAAGCGCTAAAACAAAATAATGTGGCGATTTTAATGGCTACGCATGATATTTTTAGAGCCAAGGAAATAGCAACTAAGATTGGTATTATGAAAAATGGAAAGTTATTAGAGCAGTTTAACTCTCATGATATTTCTTTATCAGAATTGGAGCAAGCTTACCTAAAAACCATGGACTATAAAGCATTAGACGCATGATTAGAAAAACGATAATAAAAGAATTAAAAGAATTCTTTAGGGATGGTCGTATTAAAATTTCAGGAGGTATTGTATTACTGTTATTAAGTGTTTCAATTTGGATTAGTTACAACCAATATACAAGTACGACTAAAGAAGTTGAAACGGCAAAACTAGCTGAACGCGCCATTTGGGAAAATCAAGGCGATAAAAATCCTCATTCTGCAGCGCATTATGGAACCTATGTATTTAAACCCAAACATCCACTTTCTCTTTTAGACCAAGGTGTAGATAAATACATAGGAACATCAATATTCCTAACCGCCCATAACCGTAATGAAGCAGAATATAGTAATGTTGCTGATCAAACAGGGTTAGCGCGTTTTGGTGTGCTTTCTCCAGATTTTGTATTGCTTTTTATTATACCGTTACTTATTATTTTAATGGGGTATAATAGCATTACCAAAGAAAGAGAAATGGGAACCATGTCCTTGTTAAAAAGTCAGGGTGCAACATTTTGGAAACTAATTTCTGGTAAATGGTTGGCTATTTTTATTCCTATTTTCGGGATTACGACACTGTTATTTAGTATTGCAGGCGTATTACTTTCTTCAATAAACGGATATACCGCATTTAGTTGGTCGGCTTTGGGAGCTCTATATGTAGTTTACTTGTGCTATTATGCTATATTTATAAACATCGTGCTTTTAGTGTCTCAACGCGTTAAAAAATCAGGGGTATCTCTTGTAATATTATTGGGGGTTTGGATTATGTCTTGTTTAGCAGCGCCTAAAGCAGCCAGTAATTTTGCAGAATCTAAATATCCTTATCCAACGCGTCAGGAATTTGCTACTAAGGTTCAAGAAGCTAAAAAGCAAGGTTTAGATGGCCATAACCCTTGGAGTGAAGAATCTAAAAAATTAGAACAAGATGTATTGTCTGAATATGGTGTAGATAGTATACAGCAACTTCCTTTTAATTTTGCAGCTTACCGTATGCAGAAAGGAGAGGAATACCAAGCTTCTATTTATAAAAGCAATTATGCCGCTTTAAAAACATTATTTGAAAAACAGGCAGATACATATAATACGTTATCTATACTTTCTCCATTTCTTCCTGCTCGATTTTTATCAATGGGAATTGCCCGCACAGATTATTATTCGCATTGGAGTTTTACCGATGCTTCTGAAGATTACCGTATTACCACCCAAAAATTCTTGAATGATAATTTAGCAAATAACACTACATATGGAGAACGTGGTTATTTAGCGAGTGCAGATACCTGGAAAGAATTACCGAAATTTAACTACCAACCACAAGGATTGACTGCTGTTTTAAAGCAACAGCAGTCAAGTATATTGGCATTATTGGTTTGGGTTATTTTCTCCACGGCTTTACTTTTCATTTTTAAACCTAAAAACTAAAAAAATAGATGTTATACTTTAATTTTAAATATGAGTTAAAGATACTTTTACGTAGTTGGTGGATCCAATTAATAAGTATTCTTTTATTAGTATTGTTTGTTTTTGCAGCTTTTAATGGTCAGAATAAAATAGAAAAAAGACTTGAAACCATTTCTGAAGCAAGGGCAACTGTAGAAACTTCGGATAAACAAATGTTGTCGCTTTTAGATTCTATTGAGCATGGCATCCCAGTAAATGTTTCGCGTTGGCAAACTCCAGAAAGTCCGATTGCTATAGGAAATTATCATCCTAGGGTAGTGGCTATGGCACCTAGCGATATGGGATTTTTAGCTGTGGGACAAAGTGATATTTTTACGCATTATGTCATGCCAACAGTATCGGGAGATGATTTTGCAATTAGTTTTACAGAAATGACAAGCCCAATACAATTACTTTTTGGGAGTTTTGACCTTATGTTTGTGGTGGTGTATTTATTGCCACTTATTATAATTGCATTTTCTTATAATGTGTTGTCTGAAGAGAAGGAGCGTGGTACATTACGTTTATTAGCGTCACAGCCTATTTCTATTAGAAAATGGGTATTACAAAAATTAGCACTTCGATTATTTTGGATGACTGTAATTATTATAGCCGTTTCCGCCATTGTATTTAGTCTATTTTCTAGAGGCTCTGTATCGGATTTTTTAGCCTTTATCGGACTGGTGTTTTGCTATATGTTATTTTGGTTTAGCCTAGCTTTTGCAATTAATATACGTATTGCCAACTCGGCAAAAAATGCCCTGTCACTATTGGGCTTATGGATAGTTTTCGTCTTACTAATTCCTTCTGTAATTAGTCAGTCGGGTGATTTGTTTTTTCCAATTCCACCGCGAACAGAGTTAATTAGTGAAGTGAGAGCACACAAAGCTGAAGCGACTAAAAAACAAGACCAGATACTGGATAATTTTTTAAGAGATCATCCTGAATATGCTGTTAACGATAGCACGCAAGCAAGATCGTTTTGGCATGGCTATATCGCATCTCAAAAAATAATTAAAGAAGAGTTGCAGCCTCTTTTATCTAGCTATGAGGAAAAACTTGAACAACAGCAGACTTACGTATCTAAGTTTCAATGGATGTCTCCTGCAATTGTAACGCAACGTGCTTTAGGTAGTATGGCAGGAACGACTAAACGTGACTATAATTCGTATCAAAATCAGGTATATGAATTTGCGGAAGCGTGGCGTAACTATTTTGTGCCCTTACTCTATAATAATGAAACGTTTAAAAAAAGTATGTATACCGAATTACCTCGTTTTAGCTATACACCTAATACAGATAATCAATTAGTTCCTGCAATACTAAGTTTGTTGTTGCTGTCTTGTATTATTATTGCACTAACGTTATTAAGCTACAATATAAAATCGAAACGAAAAGGTATGGTATTAATGCAGTAATTCAATTTTTTAAGTAGAAGCTTTTAAGGATGAATTTTAGATTTAAAACAAGTATAATCACTTTATAATGATACAGAGTAATAATCTTTCATTTCAGTATACAAAAACAGGTCAGGTGTTTGGTTTTCCTAATATCAGTTTAGAGAAACAACAGCACTTGCTTATATTGGGGGCATCAGGTATTGGAAAAACGACGTTAATGCATCTATTAGCAGGAATTCTGAAACCTGTTAGTGGGGAAATTATCATAAATCAAACAGCTCTAACAGCTTTGAAACATCGTGAATTAGATCAGTTTAGAGGGCGAAAGATAGGGCTAGTGTTTCAACAAAAACATGCTATTACGTCTTTAAATGTTATTGAGAATTTACAAGCACGATTATTTTTCAGTAAAAAACCTGTAAACCATAATAAGATTGATGCTTTATTGTCTCAATTAGATTTATTGGAATTTAAAACGAGTAAAGTCAATGCGCTTAGTGAAGGACAATTACAGCGTCTGGGTATTGCTTTAGCTGTAATTCATGAACCACAAGTCATTTTAGCCGATGAACCCACATCTAGTCTAGATGATGTAAACTGTAAAATAGTCATCGAATTATTATTAAAACAAGCGGCACAAACCCAAGCTCATTTAATTGTAATTACTCACGATCACAGAATAAAACCATACTTCCAAAATACAATCGCGTTATGAATATTTGGAAAATTAGTCTGCAAAATATTAAATCGAAATCCTTATATACGTTTTTAAGTGTTTGTATTTTATCATTAAGTATTGCGTTGCTTTTAGGGGTTCAGCAATTAAAACATACGTTTAAAAATCAGATAGAAACGCAATTAGGACACATAGACTTGGTTATTGGAGCCAAAGGAAGTCCGTTGCAGTTAGTTTTGGCCTCAGTATTACATTTAGATAATCCTACGGGAAATATTTCTTATGCTGAAGCTAAAAAAACAGCAAATAATCCAATGGTTAAAATGGCAGTGCCCATCTCTTATGGAGACACTTACAAAGGGTATCGTATTGTAGGGACTACAGACGATTTTCTGACTATTTATAATGCAGAACTAGACACTGGACGTTCGGTTAAAACATCTATGGAAGTTGTTTTAGGAGCAACCATTGCAAACACATTACACCTTGAAATAGGGGATACGTTTTTAAGTTCTCATGGATTAGTCGAAAATAATATGGATCTACATACAGATGAATTAACCGTGGTCGGCATCTTAAAACCTACCCAAAAAGTAATTGACAGATTAATAGTTACTAACCTAGAAAGTATTTGGGACGTGCATCATCATCATAAAGATGAGGGAGCGGAAAATCATTTAGATTCTCATCACCATCATGACCATGAAACCGTCGAAGAAGATAAAGAAATCACGTCCTTATTAGTCACTTTAAAAAGTCCGAGAGCCCTTTTAACCCTTCCTAGGAAAATTAATAAAAACACGAATATGCAAGCTGTTTTGCCTAAATTTGAGCTTCATAAATTATATGAATATACCAGTGTTGGGTTTCGAACCTTATCGTGGATTGCCTATTTAATTCTTATTATATCAGGGTTAACAATATTTATTAGTTTATACAAAATGGTAAAAGAAAGGGCTTTCGATTTGGCTATTTTACGGACGTATGGTGCGCGTCATTTTCAATTAATAAAAATGGTATTGTATGAAGGATTAGCCATTGCTTGTGTTGCCTTTTTAGTCGGATTTTTACTCGTTAAAATGGGGTTATTGGTTGTGCTTAAATATATAACCGCTAACAATCAGCAAAACATACTTCAGGATTTGCCTTTTCATGACGTTTTACAAATCGGTGGACTTGTGTTACTAATGGTGATTTTGTCTGTTTCCATGGCTATTTATCCCATCATAAAAATGAATATTTCAACCATTTTAAGTCATGAAAAATAAACTATTACTAGTTATTAATCTTGTATGCAGTTCCTTATGTTTTAGTCAGCAGACCGTAACTTGGGACGATTTATCGCATGTGAGCTATAGTGAAAAGAAATTTCCAGGATATGACGAATATTTTCTGTCTCCAATTTTTTTAAACCCGGTGAAAGCTCTAGAAGGAAAACAAATAAGCGTCACAGGTTTCTTTTTAAATATTGCACCCGAAGACAACGTATATATTTTATCTAAAGGACCAATGTCTTCATGCTTTTTTTGTGGTGAAGGCGAATCAAATACCATAATAGAACTTCAATTTAAAGATAAACCATATTTTAAAACCGATGCTTTGGTAACTGTAACCGGTACACTAAAATTAAACAGTGATGATGTAGAACATTTTATTTTTATTCTTAACGACTGTAAGGCCCAACATATAAATTAAAAAAATATATAATGAACAGAAGACATTTTTTTAAAAAAGGATCGCTACTTACGGTAGGAGCAGCGGTTTTAAATCCCTTTTCGAGTGTTGCTAATGACTTGACTTATGATAGAACGAACGCTAATAAAAAGGCAAAAAACATTATTATTGTAGTGAGTGATGGAATGAGTACCGGAACGTTAAATATGGTCGACTTATATCTGTCTAGAAAAACGGGTAAAGGCTCTAATTGGCTGGATTTATATAAAGACAATACAGTGAATAGAGCTTTAATGGATATGGCATCTGCAAACTCCATTGTTACAGATTCTGCTGCAGCAAGTTCGTCTTGGGGTGGTGGCGTTCGTATTAATAATGGTGCAATTAATGTGAGTAAAAATGGAGCGGAACACCTTCCTATTTGGCAAAAATTTAAAAAGGTAGGAAAACTAGCTGGTTGTGTTACTTCTGTGTCTATTACGCATGCGACTCCTGCGGGATTTTGCGTTAATTCAAAATCGAGAAATGCGCAAGAACACATTGCTGAATTGTATTTAGAACACAAATTTGATGTGATGATGGGTGGAGGAAACGACTATTTTGCATCAGATAAAAGGAAGGATAAAACAAACATGTATCAGGCGTACAAGTCGCAAGGTTATCAAGTAGTTCACACCAAGCAGGAGATGCTTTCAACAGTTCCCGGGAAACCTATTTTAGGAGTGTTTGACGACGGCGGATTACCATACGTGATAGATAGAGAAAACGATAAGGAATTGACTCAAAAGATACCTACACTTGCTGAAATGACAACCAAAGCAATCGACGTAATGAAAGATCACGCTAAAGGTTTTGTATTACAAGTCGAGGCAGGCAAAGTAGATTGGGCTGCTCATGGTAACGATATTGCAGGCTTAATTCATGATCAAATAGATCATGATGATGCTATAAAAGTGGCCATGGATTTTGCTGAGCAAGACGGTGAAACTTTAGTGATTATTACAACAGACCATGGTAATGCCAACCCTGGAGTTATTTACGGAAGTGATGCTAATACTAATTTTGATTCTATTCAGAATTATATACACACTAACGAATGGATTTTAAATGGGATTGGTAAAGAAACATCTATCTCGCAAGTTAAAGAACGCATACACTATGCCAATAATATTGCGCTTACAGATGAAGCATGTAAACAGCTATTAGATTATTATAAAGAATTATCTACCGAAGATGGTTGGTATAACCCAAGGCATTTACCATTTCACCTCTTGGCAGAACTGCAAAAGGCGCATAATTCGGTAGGATGGATAAGTATGCAACACTCTGCCGATTATGTCGAGTTGGCTATGTTTGGTCCAGGGAGTCAGCTTTTAAAACCCTTTATAAAAAATACAGATTTACATTATTTGATGCTTGAAGCAGCAGAGGTAGAAAACGCCTTTTAAAAAAAAAGACGTTATATTTCTATTTTGAAATGAATATTTTAAGAGAAAGATATTCGAAGTAGAACCGTAAAGAAAAAGGAACCCATTTTCATGTAGATTGGGTTCCTTTTTGCTTACTTATATATTAGTTGGTGATTTTAGTATTCTGGCTTAATGTTTAAAATTTTGATATCTGCTCTGAGCATGAGCGCTATTTGGATAGTTTTCACTATTCTTTAATAGTAAAGCTTCTGCCTGAGCGTATAAGTCTTGTCGCATGCACACATTTGCCATTTCATCAATTAAGGCTTCATCTGGCACGACTTGATACCCTAAGCGTTCAGAAATTTGGGTAAAATGTGCCGCTAGCAGTTCAGGTTGTTTCATTAGTGTTTTTACAGGCATTTGGTAGCCTTTAAAGAGGAATCTGTAAGCATCAAATTCGGCCGGTATCACGACAGACCCATGATCTTCATTATCATAAAATTTAAAGTCCCACCTAAAATTAGCACGATCTTGTAAGGCTTCTAATGTGTCGTGTAAGGCGAGGTTAGCGTTGTGATGTTCTGCACCAGACCCTGGATCGTTGGCTTTTGCGACGAATAGTAATTTACCTTGGTGAGCCTCGGTTATCCATTGGTCTTGCATGTGGTTAAGGATGTTGGTATGGTTCCACCACATGCTAGGATCGATAGCTACATAGGCATCAAAGAATTGGGGCGTATTTACAAAGCAGTTTACCGTGGCTAAGCCCCCAAAGGAATGGCCGCTTAAAATTTCAAATCCGTTAGTGCGATAGGTGTTGTTTATGAGCGGTTTGACTTCAGTTTCAATAAAGGTCATAAAAGTAGGGTTACCCCCAGAGGTTGAAAAATTTGCTCGTTTCCATGAGGCTGGAGTTTCCATTTTGGTAGGCGTAAGTTCGTGCGTTCTGTCTTCTTGTACAATACCCACAAGAATCACTTCAGGCATGGTCGCATACAGGTTGCGGGTTTGCCAATTGCGTTGTGCCACTAGGTTTTCGAAATGAGAATCGCCATCAAAAAAATAGAGTACAGGATACGCTTTGGGGCTGTATGTAGTATCGTTATAACTTTTAGGTAACGATATGTATAAAGTTCTGGTTGCGTTTAATACTTGGGATTTGAGTGTTATTTTTTCGCCTATATTAAGTTGTTCCTGTGCTAAGGTGGTTTGAGGTAGTATGCTAAAGAAACAGATTAAGCCTACTGCGACGTGGAGGTACTTATGTTTAAACATGATGATATTGGTAGATGTTAATTTATGAGTGTATTTTTAATTTGCTTGGCAAATAATTGAATTTTCGTTTAAAGGCGGCTGTGAAATGTTGCGGATTTTTGTAGCCAATATCGTAGGCGGCTTCGCTTACTGTATGGCCGTGGTCTACAATAAGCTGTATGGCTTTTTCCATACGTAAGTCTGTGATGTATTTAAAAATAGGCTTGCCATACACTTGTTTAAAATGTTGTTTAAGTTTAAATTGGTTTAAGCCTGTTAAAATTGCTAATTCGGGTATGGTTGGTGGATTTTTAAGGTTTTTTTGTAAAATGGCTTCGGCTTCTTTAATTTTTAAAAAATCAATTTCGGTATAATCTTGTTCAGTATGGTTTTTATTTTTGATCTCGTTAAATAAAATGCTTAGCACCTCGATAACCTTGGACTCTAGATACGTTTTCTTGATGCTGCCGTCAAAATTACAATTGATAATATCCTGAATAATAAGTAAGATATTAGGCGGGATGGGTTTGCTTTTTTCCCACATTAAAAAGGGGGTATTGCTAAGTAATGCTTGCCCATAGGCCGAACTGGCATCCATGAGTGAAGGCCCAAAGACCCGTTTAAGAAAGCGTTTGTTAAAATTGATTTCTAAAGTTTTACGGATGGGACTATCGTAAGTTAAAGTGCCTTTAACTTTAGGTAAGAAAAACAAATTATAATGTCCGCTTGGAATATTTACAGCCGG is a window of Formosa sediminum DNA encoding:
- a CDS encoding DUF4625 domain-containing protein; this encodes MMNTTFKNKLHSLLLPSLLFTLLFTSCSSDDADVILPVPTISEVEIGLGNNEIGVVGRDFHFNAEILAGDKIDLVTIQFRQRSEETYSEAWSYEIIWDDYKGVKNATVHKHFDIPMDAIEGNYDLVITISDENGTLLEEVRNVTIYLPEHLPVDPQLLEFTVAARSDSYRVLYIHSLGGYRDPETLEYGNYNVYIDKGETLDASVNLGGLKDDGVVYMLLINKKNQHKPESISSIDFSKVVVIDVFEHTALEQTERWSNIHYERPNFPDISRLLVGASVDNNMPTPSPISDLKAWESGTYYVGFIYKNTTHNIELFQYMELSLNF
- a CDS encoding ABC transporter ATP-binding protein, with protein sequence MIKTEQLTKTYGDFTALDELSLHVKPGEIYCLLGANGAGKSTTINLLLGFLKPTSGTASINGKVVDGNSLETKKDIAYIPENLMLYPTLTAMENLDYFSGIGGQKIKKTVLEALLTKAGLQEDAFYKRTQTFSKGMRQKVGIAIALAKGAKALLLDEPTSGLDPKASNDFGLLLQALKQNNVAILMATHDIFRAKEIATKIGIMKNGKLLEQFNSHDISLSELEQAYLKTMDYKALDA
- a CDS encoding DUF3526 domain-containing protein gives rise to the protein MIRKTIIKELKEFFRDGRIKISGGIVLLLLSVSIWISYNQYTSTTKEVETAKLAERAIWENQGDKNPHSAAHYGTYVFKPKHPLSLLDQGVDKYIGTSIFLTAHNRNEAEYSNVADQTGLARFGVLSPDFVLLFIIPLLIILMGYNSITKEREMGTMSLLKSQGATFWKLISGKWLAIFIPIFGITTLLFSIAGVLLSSINGYTAFSWSALGALYVVYLCYYAIFINIVLLVSQRVKKSGVSLVILLGVWIMSCLAAPKAASNFAESKYPYPTRQEFATKVQEAKKQGLDGHNPWSEESKKLEQDVLSEYGVDSIQQLPFNFAAYRMQKGEEYQASIYKSNYAALKTLFEKQADTYNTLSILSPFLPARFLSMGIARTDYYSHWSFTDASEDYRITTQKFLNDNLANNTTYGERGYLASADTWKELPKFNYQPQGLTAVLKQQQSSILALLVWVIFSTALLFIFKPKN
- a CDS encoding DUF3526 domain-containing protein, which encodes MLYFNFKYELKILLRSWWIQLISILLLVLFVFAAFNGQNKIEKRLETISEARATVETSDKQMLSLLDSIEHGIPVNVSRWQTPESPIAIGNYHPRVVAMAPSDMGFLAVGQSDIFTHYVMPTVSGDDFAISFTEMTSPIQLLFGSFDLMFVVVYLLPLIIIAFSYNVLSEEKERGTLRLLASQPISIRKWVLQKLALRLFWMTVIIIAVSAIVFSLFSRGSVSDFLAFIGLVFCYMLFWFSLAFAINIRIANSAKNALSLLGLWIVFVLLIPSVISQSGDLFFPIPPRTELISEVRAHKAEATKKQDQILDNFLRDHPEYAVNDSTQARSFWHGYIASQKIIKEELQPLLSSYEEKLEQQQTYVSKFQWMSPAIVTQRALGSMAGTTKRDYNSYQNQVYEFAEAWRNYFVPLLYNNETFKKSMYTELPRFSYTPNTDNQLVPAILSLLLLSCIIIALTLLSYNIKSKRKGMVLMQ
- a CDS encoding ABC transporter ATP-binding protein; translated protein: MIQSNNLSFQYTKTGQVFGFPNISLEKQQHLLILGASGIGKTTLMHLLAGILKPVSGEIIINQTALTALKHRELDQFRGRKIGLVFQQKHAITSLNVIENLQARLFFSKKPVNHNKIDALLSQLDLLEFKTSKVNALSEGQLQRLGIALAVIHEPQVILADEPTSSLDDVNCKIVIELLLKQAAQTQAHLIVITHDHRIKPYFQNTIAL
- a CDS encoding ABC transporter permease, whose translation is MNIWKISLQNIKSKSLYTFLSVCILSLSIALLLGVQQLKHTFKNQIETQLGHIDLVIGAKGSPLQLVLASVLHLDNPTGNISYAEAKKTANNPMVKMAVPISYGDTYKGYRIVGTTDDFLTIYNAELDTGRSVKTSMEVVLGATIANTLHLEIGDTFLSSHGLVENNMDLHTDELTVVGILKPTQKVIDRLIVTNLESIWDVHHHHKDEGAENHLDSHHHHDHETVEEDKEITSLLVTLKSPRALLTLPRKINKNTNMQAVLPKFELHKLYEYTSVGFRTLSWIAYLILIISGLTIFISLYKMVKERAFDLAILRTYGARHFQLIKMVLYEGLAIACVAFLVGFLLVKMGLLVVLKYITANNQQNILQDLPFHDVLQIGGLVLLMVILSVSMAIYPIIKMNISTILSHEK
- a CDS encoding alkaline phosphatase — translated: MNRRHFFKKGSLLTVGAAVLNPFSSVANDLTYDRTNANKKAKNIIIVVSDGMSTGTLNMVDLYLSRKTGKGSNWLDLYKDNTVNRALMDMASANSIVTDSAAASSSWGGGVRINNGAINVSKNGAEHLPIWQKFKKVGKLAGCVTSVSITHATPAGFCVNSKSRNAQEHIAELYLEHKFDVMMGGGNDYFASDKRKDKTNMYQAYKSQGYQVVHTKQEMLSTVPGKPILGVFDDGGLPYVIDRENDKELTQKIPTLAEMTTKAIDVMKDHAKGFVLQVEAGKVDWAAHGNDIAGLIHDQIDHDDAIKVAMDFAEQDGETLVIITTDHGNANPGVIYGSDANTNFDSIQNYIHTNEWILNGIGKETSISQVKERIHYANNIALTDEACKQLLDYYKELSTEDGWYNPRHLPFHLLAELQKAHNSVGWISMQHSADYVELAMFGPGSQLLKPFIKNTDLHYLMLEAAEVENAF
- a CDS encoding alpha/beta hydrolase, with the translated sequence MFKHKYLHVAVGLICFFSILPQTTLAQEQLNIGEKITLKSQVLNATRTLYISLPKSYNDTTYSPKAYPVLYFFDGDSHFENLVAQRNWQTRNLYATMPEVILVGIVQEDRTHELTPTKMETPASWKRANFSTSGGNPTFMTFIETEVKPLINNTYRTNGFEILSGHSFGGLATVNCFVNTPQFFDAYVAIDPSMWWNHTNILNHMQDQWITEAHQGKLLFVAKANDPGSGAEHHNANLALHDTLEALQDRANFRWDFKFYDNEDHGSVVIPAEFDAYRFLFKGYQMPVKTLMKQPELLAAHFTQISERLGYQVVPDEALIDEMANVCMRQDLYAQAEALLLKNSENYPNSAHAQSRYQNFKH
- a CDS encoding helix-turn-helix domain-containing protein, which codes for MKSIFQSEHFTEKKIVKTYTNARARKHIVEENRHYENAAVNIDIKEIMLDGIHIYIRNEKLKPPFIMQVEHDFPFMKMHFEMEGSSKYKPLDPKNPAVNIPSGHYNLFFLPKVKGTLTYDSPIRKTLEINFNKRFLKRVFGPSLMDASSAYGQALLSNTPFLMWEKSKPIPPNILLIIQDIINCNFDGSIKKTYLESKVIEVLSILFNEIKNKNHTEQDYTEIDFLKIKEAEAILQKNLKNPPTIPELAILTGLNQFKLKQHFKQVYGKPIFKYITDLRMEKAIQLIVDHGHTVSEAAYDIGYKNPQHFTAAFKRKFNYLPSKLKIHS